A single window of Drosophila suzukii chromosome 3, CBGP_Dsuzu_IsoJpt1.0, whole genome shotgun sequence DNA harbors:
- the TTLL15 gene encoding probable tubulin polyglutamylase ttll-15, with amino-acid sequence MDASVEENAPIQRDAECKVSLSKNSEFPLDGGSENFLFFQMAKTEESEKPSNSIGLLPVMIFLAATVTTAVVVELLPHASKVFPWNSADSLEDQRQPPPTYAIFGRSPTEEHLVHVINVLHQFGYQRVGVNESWNLLWAHDYPFLSFANLKNLDQHQVVNHLPGCGYLTNKVDLCTTPLPFLPRAFRLPAERQEFLDYARSNPQALFVQKHNEHRHIKVRAPADIAFGSNDSFVQEFVQRPFLVDGHKFDIGVYVVITSVNPLRVYIYTGDVLFRYCPVKYHPFDAENVDKYIVGDDYLPTWEVPSLRKYYNRFGGSMRTVFEAYVRDQGMDPAKIWPQVEHIIRTTIAAKEKDIVNILSSYKTHNFFDLMRFDLFIDEDLKVFLMEANMSPNLSSAHFKPNSLLYEQVLYSVFNLVGIRPLTATSGSLLAESSEMITADKNLATDLNKCAAHDCDKSCNKDECDLCLQCLSGSQYRMLQQAHQEHLHRVDMKRIFPQPIRDLKSFNLNEEIANMSKKNAWMTRWFYNKCQFDAVWCN; translated from the exons ATGGATGCCAGTGTGGAGGAGAATGCTCCTATCCAAAGGGATGCCGAGTGCAAAGTGAGTCTTTCTAAAAATAGTGAATTTCCCTTAGATGGGGGAAGTGAAAACTTTCTCTTTTTTCAGATGGCCAAAACGGAGGAGTCCGAGAAGCCATCAAATAGCATTGGCTTGCTCCCGGTTATGATATTCCTGGCGGCCACGGTGACGACGGCGGTGGTGGTGGAACTTCTGCCACATGCCAGCAAGGTTTTCCCCTGGAATTCCGCAGATTCTCTAGAGGATCAGCGGCAGCCACCGCCCACCTATGCGATTTTCGGCCGGAGTCCCACGGAGGAGCACCTGGTGCATGTAATCAATGTGCTGCACCAGTTTGGTTACCAGCGAGTGGGCGTCAACGAGAGCTGGAACCTCCTATGGGCCCACGACTACCCCTTTCTCTCGTTCGCCAACCTCAAGAATCTCGACCAGCATCAGGTGGTGAATCACCTGCCGGGCTGCGGTTACCTAACCAACAAAGTGGACCTCTGCACCACTCCGCTGCCCTTCCTGCCGCGTGCCTTTCGATTGCCAGCCGAGCGGCAGGAGTTCCTGGACTATGCCAGAAGTAATCCCCAGGCTCTTTTCGTCCAGAAGCACAATGAACACCGGCACATCAAGGTGCGAGCTCCCGCTGACATAGCTTTCGGCTCCAACGACTCATTTGTCCAGGAGTTCGTGCAAAGACCTTTCCTGGTGGATGGCCACAAGTTCGACATTGGAGTCTATGTGGTCATCACCTCGGTCAATCCCCTGCGAGTCTACATCTACACAGGCGACGTGCTGTTCCGGTACTGCCCAGTGAAGTACCACCCCTTCGATGCCGAAAATGTGGACAAGTACATTGTGGGCGATGACTACCTGCCCACCTGGGAGGTTCCCTCGCTGCGCAAGTACTACAATCGCTTTGGCGGCAGCATGCGCACCGTTTTCGAGGCCTATGTCCGGGATCAGGGCATGGATCCCGCCAAGATTTGGCCACAGGTGGAGCACATAATCCGCACAACGATTGCGGCCAAGGAGAAGGACATCGTGAATATACTAAGCTCCTACAAGACTCACAACTTCTTCGATTTAATGAGATTTGATCTGTTTATCGACGAGGATCTGAAGGTCTTCCTCATGGAGGCCAACATGTCACCCAATCTCTCCTCAGCTCATTTCAAGCCAAATTCGCTTTTGTACGAGCAGGTGCTCTACAGCGTTTTCAATCTGGTCGGAATAAGGCCACTCACCGCAACAAGTGGTTCATT GCTTGCTGAAAGCAGCGAAATGATCACAGCCGATAAAAACCTGGCCACTGACTTGAACAAGTGCGCTGCCCACGACTGCGACAAGTCCTGCAACAAGGATGAGTGCGATCTCTGCCTGCAATGCCTCAGTGGATCGCAGTACAGGATGCTGCAGCAAGCTCATCAGGAGCACCTGCATCGCGTGGACATGAAGCGCATTTTCCCTCAGCCAATT CGGGATTTAAAGAGCTTTAATCTCAATGAGGAAATTGCTAATATGTCAAAGAAAAACGCTTGGATGACCCGCTGGTTCTACAACAAGTGCCAATTCGATGCTGTCTGGTGCAATTAg
- the LOC108018276 gene encoding uncharacterized protein isoform X2, with amino-acid sequence MQRRLKTAAELKRIQALKALFKKVVRMVSFNDPWKESDYDPRISANVPRNVSNRVRTKRKSGFLSAADKSLIRTPHAIRTISERMKLCTMFAKFRCLVRFTPKIRARLVPVARFMPVDAGRKIIRQSDVPITVFFILTGEVHMFRDEVGQEADKVIQGILGPGDMIGDVELLEGIKRTHTFKTASYCELLVLFDYDFAPILGPYMTKIWDEKKKALKALDYFDFLGNDQIVEACRFGKLKQFDPLDTIFCEDIGSMTNVHFVLSGECLILQCLNMKVSLKKGKKFFELMPTSAGDVSQMFRKGVRSTFSTQTKLNSVAVSKVDLDLVESSSSSFKENGPINIRNRTAPTFESHFIDVGTITFGGIFGLGEKMEHRVVMARSTVQCLILPRFFLLEKKQNPGNIWERRLLYMECMIPSREALFAHYLKSCEWKKFKNDFIRETLKPSDNDCTHVDDIPIICKIVESSEDFN; translated from the exons atgcaaaGGCGTTTGAAGACTGCTGCAGAGCTTAAAAGGATTCAGGCTCTCAAGGCATTGTTCAAAAAAGTGGTTCGCATGGTGAGCTTTAACGATCCGTGGAAAGAAAGTGATTACGACCCCAGGATTTCTGCAAACGTTCCGAGAAATGTATCAAATCGAGTTCGGACCAAGCGCAAATCGGGTTTCCTCTCTGCAGCG GACAAGTCTTTAATTCGCACACCGCACGCAATTCGTACAATTTCGGAAAGAATGAAGTTGTGTACGATGTTTGCTAAGTTTAGATGCCTGGTTCGATTTACTCCA AAAATCAGAGCTCGCTTAGTTCCTGTGGCTCGCTTTATGCCCGTTGATGCTGGCCGCAAAATCATAAGACAATCGGATGTTCCCATAACCGTGTTTTTTATATTAACAGGGGAGGTACATATGTTTCGAGACGAAGTCGGCCAG GAGGCAGATAAAGTGATTCAGGGTATTTTGGGGCCGGGCGATATGATAGGGGATGTGGAGCTACTGGAAGGAATCAAGCGAACTCACACCTTTAAAACAGCAT CCTACTGCGAACTGCTGGTGCTATTCGACTATGACTTTGCGCCGATTCTCGGGCCCTACATGACGAAGATTTGGGACGAGAAGAAAAAAGCCCTCAAGGCGCTGGACTACTTTGATTTCCTCGGCAATGACCAG ATCGTGGAGGCCTGCCGATTCGGGAAGCTAAAACAATTCGATCCCTTGGATACCATATTCTGTGAGGACATAGGATCTATGACAAATGTCCACTTTGTGCTCAGTGGAGAATGTTTGATACTCCAGTGTCTCAATATGAAG GTTAGTctaaaaaaaggaaagaagTTCTTTGAGCTTATGCCAACGTCCGCAGGAGATGTGTCACAAATGTTCAGGAAAGGAGTCAGATCCACCTTTTCCACGCAAACTAAACTAAACTCAGTGGCTGTCTCAAAAGTAGATCTTGATCTGGTAGAAAGTTCCAGTAGCAGTTTCAAGGAAAATGGACCGATTAATATACGCAACCGGACG GCACCTACTTTCGAAAGCCATTTCATCGATGTGGGTACCATAACTTTTGGAGGAATTTTCGGATTAGGCGAGAAAATGGAGCACAGAGTGGTAATGGCCAGGTCCACGGTTCAGTGTCTGATTCTTCCTAGATTTTTCCTGCTGGAGAAGAAACAAAATCCGGGAAATATTTGGGAGCGCAGGCTATTGTATATGGAGTGCATGATTCCATCGAGGGAAGCCCTTTTCGCTCATTATCTCAAATCTTGtgaatggaaaaaattcaaaaacgaCTTTATTCGCGAGACTTTAAAGCCATCGGATAATGACTGTACACATGTTGACGATattccaataatttgtaaaataGTGGAATCATCAGAGGATTTTAATTAA
- the LOC108018276 gene encoding uncharacterized protein isoform X1: MQRRLKTAAELKRIQALKALFKKVVRMVSFNDPWKESDYDPRISANVPRNVSNRVRTKRKSGFLSAADKSLIRTPHAIRTISERMKLCTMFAKFRCLVRFTPKIRARLVPVARFMPVDAGRKIIRQSDVPITVFFILTGEVHMFRDEVGQEADKVIQGILGPGDMIGDVELLEGIKRTHTFKTASYCELLVLFDYDFAPILGPYMTKIWDEKKKALKALDYFDFLGNDQIVEACRFGKLKQFDPLDTIFCEDIGSMTNVHFVLSGECLILQCLNMKVSLKKGKKFFELMPTSAGDVSQMFRKGVRSTFSTQTKLNSVAVSKVDLDLVESSSSSFKENGPINIRNRTMRKMRLQDIAKSCGLIKSMHVPKPRFTWRRSTYHKSIISASSDAANDFIDEDMYEDFWEMYEDEIESSSSTSEDLDSIVNQVFRTAPAFDSFVGSASDEREVFSPFFSSSSSSSEESSAPTFESHFIDVGTITFGGIFGLGEKMEHRVVMARSTVQCLILPRFFLLEKKQNPGNIWERRLLYMECMIPSREALFAHYLKSCEWKKFKNDFIRETLKPSDNDCTHVDDIPIICKIVESSEDFN; this comes from the exons atgcaaaGGCGTTTGAAGACTGCTGCAGAGCTTAAAAGGATTCAGGCTCTCAAGGCATTGTTCAAAAAAGTGGTTCGCATGGTGAGCTTTAACGATCCGTGGAAAGAAAGTGATTACGACCCCAGGATTTCTGCAAACGTTCCGAGAAATGTATCAAATCGAGTTCGGACCAAGCGCAAATCGGGTTTCCTCTCTGCAGCG GACAAGTCTTTAATTCGCACACCGCACGCAATTCGTACAATTTCGGAAAGAATGAAGTTGTGTACGATGTTTGCTAAGTTTAGATGCCTGGTTCGATTTACTCCA AAAATCAGAGCTCGCTTAGTTCCTGTGGCTCGCTTTATGCCCGTTGATGCTGGCCGCAAAATCATAAGACAATCGGATGTTCCCATAACCGTGTTTTTTATATTAACAGGGGAGGTACATATGTTTCGAGACGAAGTCGGCCAG GAGGCAGATAAAGTGATTCAGGGTATTTTGGGGCCGGGCGATATGATAGGGGATGTGGAGCTACTGGAAGGAATCAAGCGAACTCACACCTTTAAAACAGCAT CCTACTGCGAACTGCTGGTGCTATTCGACTATGACTTTGCGCCGATTCTCGGGCCCTACATGACGAAGATTTGGGACGAGAAGAAAAAAGCCCTCAAGGCGCTGGACTACTTTGATTTCCTCGGCAATGACCAG ATCGTGGAGGCCTGCCGATTCGGGAAGCTAAAACAATTCGATCCCTTGGATACCATATTCTGTGAGGACATAGGATCTATGACAAATGTCCACTTTGTGCTCAGTGGAGAATGTTTGATACTCCAGTGTCTCAATATGAAG GTTAGTctaaaaaaaggaaagaagTTCTTTGAGCTTATGCCAACGTCCGCAGGAGATGTGTCACAAATGTTCAGGAAAGGAGTCAGATCCACCTTTTCCACGCAAACTAAACTAAACTCAGTGGCTGTCTCAAAAGTAGATCTTGATCTGGTAGAAAGTTCCAGTAGCAGTTTCAAGGAAAATGGACCGATTAATATACGCAACCGGACG ATGCGCAAAATGCGATTACAAGATATAGCCAAGTCATGCGGCCTTATAAAATCGATGCATGTGCCCAAACCGCGTTTCACATGGCGCCGATCGACCTATCATAAATCAATAATTTCCGCATCCTCTGATGCCGCTAATGATTTTATCGATGAAGATATGTATGAGGACTTTTGGGAAATGTACGAAGATGAGATTGAATCAAGTTCATCTACTTCGGAAGATTTGGACAGTATAGTCAATCAGGTTTTCAGAACCGCTCCTGCTTTTGATAGTTTTGTTGGAAGTGCTTCCGATGAAAGAGAGgttttttccccatttttcTCTAGTTCTAGCTCGAGCAGTGAAGAATCGTCC GCACCTACTTTCGAAAGCCATTTCATCGATGTGGGTACCATAACTTTTGGAGGAATTTTCGGATTAGGCGAGAAAATGGAGCACAGAGTGGTAATGGCCAGGTCCACGGTTCAGTGTCTGATTCTTCCTAGATTTTTCCTGCTGGAGAAGAAACAAAATCCGGGAAATATTTGGGAGCGCAGGCTATTGTATATGGAGTGCATGATTCCATCGAGGGAAGCCCTTTTCGCTCATTATCTCAAATCTTGtgaatggaaaaaattcaaaaacgaCTTTATTCGCGAGACTTTAAAGCCATCGGATAATGACTGTACACATGTTGACGATattccaataatttgtaaaataGTGGAATCATCAGAGGATTTTAATTAA